The nucleotide sequence GTCCAGCCAGAACCCTTCGACATCCTCGAGGCTGCGGTGGTAAGTCTCGTCGTACGCGCCCATCAGCGCCCCTTGCGTCGCTCGGCCTTGGAAAACTGTGAGCAGTGTGGCCCATCGACCGGACTGCGGCCAGCCCCGTCAGTGTGGTGCCTTCACGTGGCACCGTCTGACGCGGGGCTCCGGAATTCCTCGCCGGGGGCGTCCGAGCCGTTTGTCAGATGGTGGCGGCGGGGGTGTGGAAGTAGTGGCCCTTGTCGAGGTCTTCGAGGAGGCCGGGGCGGGTCGGCTGCCAGTCGAGCAGTTCGCGGGTCAGGGTGTTCGTCGCCGGGGCGTCCGTGCCCAGGAAGCCGCCCAGCCAGGTGAAGTGCTCGGCCGCGGCCTCGGGGGCCACGGAGGTGACCGGGACGTCGAGATGGCGGCCGATCACCTCGGCGATGTCGCGGATGGTGACCCCCTCCTCCGCGGTGCCGTGCAGCACCGATCCCGCCGGGGCCTTCTCGACCGCCAGGCGGAACAGCCGTGCGGCGTCGAGCCGGTGGACGGCCGGCCAGCGGTTGGCGCCGTCGCCGATATAGCCGGAGACCCCCTTGGCCCGGGCGGTGGCGACCAGAACCGCCATGAAGCCCGGGTCTCCTTCGCCGTGGCAGGTCGGGGCGAGGCGCACCACGGAGGAGCGCACGCCGCGTGTGGCGAGGGCGAGCACCGCCTGGGCGGTGGCCGATCGGATCGAGGTCGGCGAACCGTCGATCGTGGGGGTGGTCCGCTCGGTCGCCACCCGTCCGGGCGCGAGGCCGGCCAGGCCGCCGGCGAGGACGAAGGGGCGGTCGGTGCCGGCCAGCGCGTCGCCGAAGGTGTCGACGGCGCGGCGGTCGGCCTCGGCGGCGCCCTGGAAGTCGCCGGTGAAGGCGATGTCGTGCTTGAAGGCGAGGTGGATCACCCCGTCCGAGGCGATGGCCGCGTCCCGCAGGACGTCGAGGTCGTCGACGGTGCCGCGGACGACCTCGGCCCCGGCCGTGGTGAGCGCGGCGGCGGAGGCGTCGGAGCGGGCGAGCCCGAGGACCTGGTGTCCCGCGTCGAGGAGGTCGGGAACGAGGGCGGAGCCGAGCCAGCCGGACGCGCCGGTCACAAAGATGCGCATGGGGAACCCCAGACCGTGTTGATGTCAGTTACTGTCATCGACACTACACCTGATGTCATGGACTGTCATCGCGTAAGATCGGCGTATGGGTAGGTGGCAGCCGGACGCGCGGGGACGCATGGCGCAAGCGGCGCTCGAGCTGTACAGCGAGCGCGGGTACGAGCAGACCACCGTGGCGGAGATCGCCAGACGGGCGGGGCTCACGGAGCGGACCTTCTTCCGGCACTACGCGGACAAGCGCGAGGTGCTGTTCGCCGGCTCCGGTGAGCTGGAGGAACTGTTCGTGCGGGCGGTCGCCGGGGCCCCGGAGTCCGCGGCGCCGATCGAAGCGCTGGGGGTGGGCCTGGACGCGGTCTCCGAGCTGTTCGAAGACCGCCGCGCGTTCGCGCGCGAGCGCCAGGCCGTGATCATGGCGAACGCGGAACTCCTGGAGCGCGAGCTGATCAAACTCGCCTCGCTGTCGGCCGCGCTCGCCGACACCCTGCGTCGGCGCGGCGTCGTGGAGCCGACCGCGAGCCTGGCCGCGGAGGCGGCCCTCGCCGTATTCAAGGTCGGCTTCGAGCGCTGGGTCCAGGTGTCCGAGGAACGCGGGATGTCACAGGTGATGCGCGAATCCCTGGACGAGCTCAAGGCCGTGACCGCGGGCGCCTGAGCGGCGCACCGGCGGCCCCGGCGGCTTGGAGAGCGAGCGATGAGGTGGTCGGCGACCGGGCCGGGTCAGACCGTGGACAGGTCGATGGCCCGGTCGATGTCGTCGGGCCGCAGCACCCGCAGGATGCCTTCGAGCAGGTAGTAGTCGGCGTACGGGAGCGAGATCTCGATGCCGTCCTCGCTCGGCCGATTGCGGGTGCAGCGCGCCACGACCGCATCGGCGCGGGTCGACTTCCTGGTCAGACAGGTCTCCGACAGCGCGGTGAGCAGCTTCAGCGCCTCCTCGCGGTAGCGCGGTTCGCCGGTCGCCCGCGACAGGTCGAGCAGACCGCAGGCCATGACCGCCCCCGCGGAGCCGTCCTTGATGTCGTGGGGCGCTTGCGGCGCGAGATAGTCCCACACCGGCACATGGTCCGGGCTGAGCGCGCCCAGGGCGAAGTCGGCGAGTTTCCGCGCGGTGGTGAGGAATTCCCGGTGGCCGGTTCGGCGGTAGATCGTGGTGAATCCGTAGATCCCCCATGCCTGCCCGCGTGACCAGCAGGAGGACGGGCTGTAGCCCTGTACGGTGCCCGGGCCGAGGGGAGCGCCGGAGGCCGGGTCGAAGTCGTAGACATGCGGGGTCGACCCGTCCGGGCGGGGGAAGTTCCGCTGGGTGGTTCTCGCGTGTTCCACGGCGATGTCGAGGTACTTCCCGTCCCCGGTCTGGCTGCTCGCGAACGCCAGCAGATCGAGGTTCATCATCGTGTCCATGATGACCCGGCCCGCGTTCGCCGGATCGTTGAGCGCTCCCCAGGCCCGGATGAAACGGCCCTGCGGGTTGTACCGCCGGATCAGCGAGGAGGCCGCCCGAATCGCGCCCGTCCGCCACGTGTCATCGCCGGTGAGCCGCCACGCGGTGACCCACGAGGGGTAGAAGAGGAATCCGAGGTCGTGGGTGCCGGTGTCGTTCTGGCGGGGGGCGAGCTTTTCCGCGGAGGCGAGGGCCAGGGTGCGGAACCGCTCCTCGCCGCTGTGGAGCCAGGCCATCCACAGGGTGCCGGGCCAGAACCCGCCGACCCAGTCGCCGTTTTGGGAGTACGTCCACTTCTCGAACTTCGTACCGACCGGAAAGCCACTCACCCCCGGTGCCACCGCGCGCAGCTTCGCCACCGCGTAGTCCGCCGTCTCACCGAGCGTGGCGGCATGGCCGGGGGCCTTCTGTGCGGCCTGCGCCGGGGGAGCGATCGAGGTGGCCGCCACCGCCGTACCGGCCGCGGTGGTCAGCAGGGCTCGCCGGGAAACGCTCATCAGTGCCCGTCCTTCACGAAGGGGAATCCGACAACGACATGCGGTCCGTGCGTGTGCTCAGCCGCCTGTGGGGCGCGGGCGGGGTACCCGCGCCCCACAGGCGAACTGGTGGAACTGGTGGAGCTGGTCGAGTGCGTCAGGGCAGCCGGGGGATCAGGGGTACTCGGTCACGTTCGCGACGTTGCTGCCCGCGTCCGAGGGGCCTCCTGTGCCATTGATGACATGGTTGATCGTGCCGGTGCCGCCGAGCGAGACGGTGACCATGTCGTGGAATTTCACATCCGGGGTCTGGGGGACCTCGAAGGCGTGCTCGGCGGTGACGGACTTGTCGGTGTTGAAGAAGCAGTAACTGCCCAGGCCCCACGCCTCATGGCGCTTGACCGAGTCGGCCACCTTGTAGGCGGCGTATCCCTTGGTGGAGCCGTTCATCCAGGCGTCCTGGTTCGGCGGGTCGTAGGGCATCTCGTTCTGGTAGAAGTACGTGCGGCCACCCTCGCCGTTCCAGGTGGTCTGGTGCTTCTGGTAGTGCTCCACGAACAGGCCGTACATGGTCACGTCGTCGCCGTTGACGACGAGCCCCTGGTCGGCCGTGTTGGAGTCCCAGCCGACGCCGTCACCGTGGTCGGCGCGCCAGATCCACGTGTGGTCGCCGATCACGTTCGAGCTGTTGACCACCAGGCTGGTGGACGCCTTGCCCACGCCCGCGCCGCCGACCCGGAAGAACACATCGTGCAGCGAGGTGGGGTTGTCGGCGTGGCTCGCGGACGAGCCCTTGGGGCCGACCTCCATCAGCGTCTCGGAGTTCTCGGTGCCCGCGTCGATGAGCAGGCCCGCGAGCTTGACGCCGTCGACGTCGGCCACCGTCATCGCCGAGACCCCGTTGTCGGGAATCAGCGTGGCCAGCCCCAGGCCCAGCACGACGGTGTCGGGACGGGTCACCTTCAGCGGCGCGTCCAGGTGGTAGACCCCCGGGGTGACGAGCAGGTGCTTGCCCGCGTCCAGCGCCGCGTTCATCTCCTCGGCCGTGTCACCCGGCTTCACGATGAAGAAGTCGTCCAGCGGGATCGATGTGCCCTTCGGCGCACCGGAGGACCAGGACGTGCCGGTCGAGTCCTTGCGCACGTCCGGCGCGAACACCTTGTACGCGCCGTCGTCGTCGACGTACAGGAACGGCTTCTCACGGGACACGGGTGTCTTGTCGACCCGCGTGTACGGCGGGTTGGGGAAGTTCCCGGCCGGGGCGTTCTGCGCGCCGACGAACACCATGTTCCAGTTGGAGCCGGTCCAGCTGCCCCATTCGGTGTTGCGGGAGAGCCACTGCTGCTGCGAGCCGGACCGCACCTGCCTGTCGACCTTGGTGTCGGCCAGCAGACCGCCGCTGGACCAGCCGCCGTCGTCGAGCTGCAGATCGCCCTTCAGATGCATGCGGCGGTACGGGGCGGCCTGCGATACGGCCCAACGGTCCGCTCCGCCGTCCGGGTTGACGGCGAGGTTCTCGGCGTCGCGCCAGAAGTTCTGCGTGGCGTTGCCGTCGAACCAGTCGGCCTCGGCGTGCACCTGGCCGTTGATGGTGGTGTCGTCGGGCGACAGGCCCAGGCCCGCCACCTGGGTGTAGAAGCCGACGTTGGCCTTGACGTCGTAGGAGCCGGGCTTGAACAGCAGGGCGTGCCGGGCCTGGCCGAACTGGTTCTTCTCCTGCTCGCCGAAGACCGAGTCGAGCTTGCCCTGGATGTCCTGGGCGGACATGGACGGGTCGAAGATCTGAACATTGGGACCGAGGTCCGGCTCGGCGTCCGCGCCGTGCGCCGCCGGTACGGTCAGCGCCGCCGCGGCGGCCCCGGCCAGCGCGGCGAACGCGGCGGTCCAGCCGGCGGTACGGCGGCGTCCGCGACGCCCGCGCCCGGTGGTGTCGTTCGTCATGGTGGTGTGTCTCCCTCAGCCCTGGTACCGGGCGAATATTCCGGTGAACTGCCAGGGCTCCTGGGCGACTCCGGAGCAGGTGTCGTCGTTCGGGTAGGCGCCGGGGCAGGGGCGGTCCCGGTTGACGGACCAGAAGGAGAGCCGCGACAGGTGGTGCTGGGAGGCGTAGCCCAGGATCGTCTCGAAGTCGTCGGTGGAGACGGTCTCGTTGACGTCGGTGATGCCGTTCATCGAGGACAGGCCGCTGTGCCGGTAGGCGTCGTCGTCGCTGTAGCCGTAGGCGCCCTTGACGGCGTTCTTCAGACCGTCGGTGGCCTGCTTGGTCAGCTCGCCCATGTTCTGGCCCTCGCCGCCGAAGTCGAACGGCATGATGGTCCAGCTATCGGCCTCGAAGCCGGATTCGGCGGCCCGGCGGATCATGCTGTCGTCGGGGCCGTTCTGATCGCTGGGGAAGGTGACGTAGGTGAGCAGCCCCGGGTTGTCGGCCTTCACCTGCTTCAGGGCGTCGATCGTCTTCTGCTGGACGGCCGGGTCGTTGTAGGCGTCGCCCTCGATGTCGATGTCGATGGCCTTGAGACCGTAGGCGTCGATGACCTTCTGGTAGGCCCCGGCGAGGGCCTTCGCGTCGGCACAGGACTGCTCCAGCTTGGCGCCGCTCGCGCCGCCGAAGGACGGTACGACATCGCCGCCCTTGGCCCGTACGGCCTTCACGGTCTGCTCGTCGGCCCCGCCGGTCAGCGGGCGGCTGCCGTCCCACTGCGGGGAGCAGTTGCCCGAGTCGAGGACGAAGGCGAGGGTGAACCAGCTGACGCCGGTGGCGTCCATCACCTCGCCCGGGTCCGGCGGGTTGCCCCATCCGTTGTACAGGTAGGGGGCCACGGCGGCGGGTGCGGCGGACGCCGCGGTGGG is from Streptomyces hygroscopicus and encodes:
- a CDS encoding 3-beta hydroxysteroid dehydrogenase codes for the protein MRIFVTGASGWLGSALVPDLLDAGHQVLGLARSDASAAALTTAGAEVVRGTVDDLDVLRDAAIASDGVIHLAFKHDIAFTGDFQGAAEADRRAVDTFGDALAGTDRPFVLAGGLAGLAPGRVATERTTPTIDGSPTSIRSATAQAVLALATRGVRSSVVRLAPTCHGEGDPGFMAVLVATARAKGVSGYIGDGANRWPAVHRLDAARLFRLAVEKAPAGSVLHGTAEEGVTIRDIAEVIGRHLDVPVTSVAPEAAAEHFTWLGGFLGTDAPATNTLTRELLDWQPTRPGLLEDLDKGHYFHTPAATI
- a CDS encoding TetR family transcriptional regulator; the protein is MAQAALELYSERGYEQTTVAEIARRAGLTERTFFRHYADKREVLFAGSGELEELFVRAVAGAPESAAPIEALGVGLDAVSELFEDRRAFARERQAVIMANAELLERELIKLASLSAALADTLRRRGVVEPTASLAAEAALAVFKVGFERWVQVSEERGMSQVMRESLDELKAVTAGA
- a CDS encoding glucuronyl hydrolase: MSVSRRALLTTAAGTAVAATSIAPPAQAAQKAPGHAATLGETADYAVAKLRAVAPGVSGFPVGTKFEKWTYSQNGDWVGGFWPGTLWMAWLHSGEERFRTLALASAEKLAPRQNDTGTHDLGFLFYPSWVTAWRLTGDDTWRTGAIRAASSLIRRYNPQGRFIRAWGALNDPANAGRVIMDTMMNLDLLAFASSQTGDGKYLDIAVEHARTTQRNFPRPDGSTPHVYDFDPASGAPLGPGTVQGYSPSSCWSRGQAWGIYGFTTIYRRTGHREFLTTARKLADFALGALSPDHVPVWDYLAPQAPHDIKDGSAGAVMACGLLDLSRATGEPRYREEALKLLTALSETCLTRKSTRADAVVARCTRNRPSEDGIEISLPYADYYLLEGILRVLRPDDIDRAIDLSTV
- a CDS encoding chitinase, which translates into the protein MNHREEFTAQDRVHRRGRRRTALAVAAVAAVASTTAAAWAESPGGAPTAASAAPAAVAPYLYNGWGNPPDPGEVMDATGVSWFTLAFVLDSGNCSPQWDGSRPLTGGADEQTVKAVRAKGGDVVPSFGGASGAKLEQSCADAKALAGAYQKVIDAYGLKAIDIDIEGDAYNDPAVQQKTIDALKQVKADNPGLLTYVTFPSDQNGPDDSMIRRAAESGFEADSWTIMPFDFGGEGQNMGELTKQATDGLKNAVKGAYGYSDDDAYRHSGLSSMNGITDVNETVSTDDFETILGYASQHHLSRLSFWSVNRDRPCPGAYPNDDTCSGVAQEPWQFTGIFARYQG